In the genome of Chroococcidiopsis sp. TS-821, the window GTGTAGTAAATCCAGATATTGACTGCGTATCGTCAAAGTTGTAACTATAAGCAGCTTGATTAATAATATTGAGCGAAGTTGTTTGTTGCGTTTGTGCGAAAACGGGTGCAGGTAAACTTACTCCTAACATTGCTGCGAGTAGTAAGTTATGTTGCCAACGCTGCGTATCCATGACAAGGCTATTCCTACTGAAAGGCATGAGGAATCTGTACTGTCAGATGCGATATTTGCACCTGACAGCGAGGAGATAATGTTGAGTTATGTGGTTTAGCGATTAACGCACTCGCACTTGGTAACTAGCATTCACGGTTGATTTAGCATTAATCGGGGTAGTATATTGCCAGCGAATATGCGTGTAACGTTCGGCTGGTGCGGGACGAGTTTCGACTTTACCGTCGGGTAACTTGACTTGAATGGTGGGATTTTCTACAAAAGTTTTGCCGTTGTCGATGCTGTAAGTCATTTTGGTACCGCTAGGCGCAGTCGCTGACTTGAGAACGTAAGTTGTTTGTTTTGGAATCGGCTGCGTGACGACAAAGTTTCTCACCGCGCGATCGCTAGTATTTTCGCTGGTAACGGTGTAGCGCAGTGTATCGCCTGGTTGGACGACAACATTACCTTTGAGTGTTTGCCAGGTAACTTGCGGTTTACCAGCAGCATCTTTCGTAACAACTTTCTTTGCAGCAGCCAAATTAAGTTGCATTTGGGCTTGTTGACGCTGTACAGTTTGAGCGATCGCGACTGTTTGTTGCATCGCCGGAAGTGCGACGAAAGGTAAGGCAGTTGTTAAGGCGATCGCCGCAAATTTTACAAAGGTTAAACTTTTCATCAAAAACTCCTAACTTCTTACTGACAAGACTTACGCAGAGGAATCTGCGTTGAAGTCCCCCATGAATGGGGGTTTAGGGGGCAGTAGCACGCTACAACTACTGCCGATTGCAGACTTAAATCGAACTAATTAACTCGACGTTGGAAGGTAAACGTCCCTGCGCTACCTGGCGTGACGGGACCTGCTACTGTATCTTCATAGCGAGTGACGTCAGTTGCCGCAGTCGTTCCTTGGACATCACCTGTTGGAGCAAACGTTACGGTACCGCCAGTAGAATCAACGGCTGTTGCGGGAACATTACTCGTGTCGATAATGCCGTCACTGTTACTATCTAATGCCCAGTTGTTACCACCTGTCGTTCCATCTTCAATAATCCGCAAGTTGCTGGCATTTAAAACAACGTTACCCGTACTTCCACTTGGTGCAGTTTCCGAGATATTGGTATAGGTAATGCGGTACTCAATGATGTTGCCTGGTGCAGGGTTTTTCGGAGTTTGGCTGAAGGCATTTTCCCCAGCGACAACCGCAGGTCCTGTACCTTGCAAAATCCGCGATTCTTTGACAACTCGGACGAAGCCAGTGTAA includes:
- a CDS encoding DUF11 domain-containing protein, with protein sequence MKSLTFVKFAAIALTTALPFVALPAMQQTVAIAQTVQRQQAQMQLNLAAAKKVVTKDAAGKPQVTWQTLKGNVVVQPGDTLRYTVTSENTSDRAVRNFVVTQPIPKQTTYVLKSATAPSGTKMTYSIDNGKTFVENPTIQVKLPDGKVETRPAPAERYTHIRWQYTTPINAKSTVNASYQVRVR